The Thermococcus sp. region TCTTGTGTCGATGTTATTTGTCCTTTTGAGTTTGACACAGTTCTTTATTGCTTCGTATTCTTCTTTTGTGATGATTTTTGCCTCGTACATGTATTTTGCAAGGCTTCTGAGTGCGAGTCGTTGATTCTTCGAGCCGTCTTTCATTTGTAGTATATCATTGAAGGTTTGTACTTTTTTGAGTGCGTTTTCATACTCAATGAGCGTCTTTTTTGACAGGTGCTGCATTCCCCATTTCTGCCATTCTCCAATCAGTCGTTCTTTTTCCAAAAGGAGCATTTTGAGAGGCTCACATTTTTCCAATTGGCCGTTTGTGAGTGTTCCATAGCCTGATAAGCGGGAGGTCCGGGGTTCGAAGCCCCGCGGGCCCACCATCGAAACTTTGCTGGGCAGAGTTTCATCAAAGTTCGTAGCTCTCTTTCTAAAGTTGAATCTCAAGTGATTTTCTTTACTTCTTTCTCCCGAAAGCCTCGTTCTTTAGGGCGGGGAGGAAGTCAGGACTTTTAGCTTTTGAAACGATGGAGTAATAATTATTACGTACGAAACCTATTTAAGCCCCATACGGATACCTTCCCTTGGAGATAGAGGCTATGAGGGCGATCATAATGTGCGCCCAAGTGGCGAGAGGATATTATGCATTCTGGCAAAGATTCTTCAAAGAAGTCCCCCCGTGTTCACGGATATCACCTCCCTATCAGATGCATTTGAAAAAATACGAACACAAATAGATAAAAACTCCGATGAGATCCTACAGAAACTCCTAAAGATCACTCCTGAAGAGGCAACCAAAGAATCTTATGAGAGGGCAATAAGAGATATCCACGATATTATCATCTCTGAAATGTCTCAATTCTTAGATGAGCTCATAGAAGCCGCAGAAAACAACTACATGCGTCCAGAAGAGGTCAAAGAGGAAATTCTCAATATTCTAATTCCTGAGATAGTAAAACTTCAGGCCCAAATGAATGAATCAAACACAAAGCTATGGGAAAAAGCGTTAAACAAAGATACTCTGACTGAGGAAGAGATTAAACAATTCGAAACCCTTGACAAATTCTTATTCCTCGAATCAAACATCCTCAGGATAATGGCAGAGAACAGGGATCTTAAAACCATGGAGGAACTAATTGGATACTCCCTCCTCTTGCTTCTGAGAGTCCTAAAGCTTGTTGAGGAAAAAAGAGACATAGCCAAACTTGAAAAAGACTTTAAAATCGTTGCAGAGAAAATAAAGTCCCTAAATCCTGAACCAAGAGCAATAGATGACTACTTCATTGACGAACTCCTAGAAGAGTGATTCCCTAACCCAAGGAGGACAAAACATGTTCGAACAGGGTGAAATATGGACGGCACCATTTCCCTACTATGAACTCCAGAATAACACGGCATACAAAAGACAGTTCGTTTTAAAAGACAAAATACGGCCCGTCATAATAGTCTCAGAGAGTAACTTCAATTCAGACAAGTTAGATGTCATAGTCTGCCAAGTCTCCCGACACAAAGACTATCGGATACTAACCCTACGTCCGGAACTCAAAAAGAGATTGATAATAATCTCAAACTCCAACCTAATACCCGGGACAGGAAACCTAAGAAACATAAGTATCATCAAGCCATTTAAATTATTCACCCTTCCCAAAGACCTCGTTCTAAATGGAAAACTGATCGGAAAACTCGACCAGCAAACACTCCAACAACTATTAAACAACATCCACAGCCTCTTTTAGCTCCTTGTCCCTAAGGGTAAACCTTACGAGGAATCTAACCATAAGAACAGTCTGCAAAATCATCACAGCCGAGGTGATCCCATGAAAGAAACCAAAGAACCACTAGCGAAGTTTCACGCGAAACTTGATCCAAAGGTAGGGTCCTGAAAAAGCTCCTAGCCCTCGGTATGGTTTACGAGGATCGTGGGATGTACAAACTCTCCGAGCGCTTCTCAGAGCGTATGGAAAACCTAGCCAAGATGTGGAAGTTTGAGATCGGCAAAGTCGCTGAACTGTGGTGAAGACCATGACCACAGTCCTAATAACTAACCAGGAGCCGCTTCATCGAGGAGGCGGTTATCATGAGGCTTTCGCATGAGAACTTGCTTTCTGGAGAAGTGAGGACGATTCTGGCGGGCCGGGCGGGATTCGAACCCGCGGCCACGGGGTTAAAAGCCCCGCGCTCTAACCAGGCTGAGCTACCGGCCCATTCCAAGGGGATACATGTGGGGAGATTTTATAAGCTTTGCCCCGTCCGTCGGCCCCATTAAAGGAAAAAATTTATAAATCCCCTCCTTCATCTATCAGCGGGTACAGCCCCGTGGTGTAGCGGCCAAGCATCGGGGACTCTGGATCCCTGGACCGGGGTTCGAATCCCCGCGGGGCTACCATTTAAACCCCGTCTTCGCTTTTCGAACCTCATGTTATACCTCGTATTGTAATCCTCACTATAATGGTTTCTTTATGTCTGTGGGATTTTTCTGTGTGTTCCATCTTCAGGTCTTTAACTCATGGAATTTTCTTACATTATTTTTAGGATATTGGAAAAACTCCAAGTCCTGTTTAAGAACCCCCGTTATGAAACGCTCTCATACTATCGCTTTTGTGGCTTATCTGCTTGATAAGACCCGTTTTTTGGATATCATAATTTGAGCGTTGTGATCGGTGAATAAAACTTTTTAGGAACTCTTAAATAAGATGGCGTCCAACTCTAATCAACATCCGGGTGTTACACACCGCGGGCTTAATGTGGGGTGATGGCATGAACGGTTCAGTGGACTTGGAGAGTGAAATCAGAGGCATGCTCCGCGCCCATGGGGAACTTAGCGTTGCGTTCATAACGAGGTTCCTCCATGAGAGGGGCCTGGACTGCACGAGGCAGGGGGTAGAAAGGGTTCTCAGGCGACTCGTTAGAAAGGGTGTGGTCGAGGCTTTCTACACAAACGGAAATCAAAGGAAGCACTACAGGTTAAGGTGAAAAACGTGGGGACCTCTTCGGTCATACTAGGAAACAGCAGGAGGATGCTGATGATAGAGTTCCTCCAGAACAGGGAGGGGCGAGCGGAGCTCAGGGAAGTGGTTGACTTCATTGCAGAGAAGGAAGGCGCGACCGACAGGAAGCACAGGAAGAGCGTTTACGTGAGCCTCGTCCAGACCCATATCCCGCGACTCCAGAGGGAGGGGGTTATCTCCTTCGATAGGGGCACCGTCACACTACTGAGGATACCCGACGACGTGACCGTCTATATGGAGGTCGTGAAGAGGAATGACATAAGCTGGAGTGCCTTCTACACGGGTACCTCGCTCATCTTTCTCCTCACAGGTTTTTACCTCGGAAACGTCCACCTTATCTTCGCGTCACTCGTGTACCTCATTATC contains the following coding sequences:
- a CDS encoding BlaI/MecI/CopY family transcriptional regulator yields the protein MNGSVDLESEIRGMLRAHGELSVAFITRFLHERGLDCTRQGVERVLRRLVRKGVVEAFYTNGNQRKHYRLR
- a CDS encoding type II toxin-antitoxin system PemK/MazF family toxin, which translates into the protein MFEQGEIWTAPFPYYELQNNTAYKRQFVLKDKIRPVIIVSESNFNSDKLDVIVCQVSRHKDYRILTLRPELKKRLIIISNSNLIPGTGNLRNISIIKPFKLFTLPKDLVLNGKLIGKLDQQTLQQLLNNIHSLF